Within the Marinobacter sp. SS13-12 genome, the region AGGACGGTCTGTTTGGTGAAGCCCTGGCTGCTTACGCCCGGCAAGGAGGCGCTGAGCTCCGTGAGCACCTGGCCGGGTATTCGTCGGTGCTGGACGGGCTTCAGGGGTACCTTCGTCATATTGCCCGTCAGTCGAGCCCGGAGGAAGTATCACCTTCCCGGGCATGCATGGTTGTGAAAACCCTGCTGGAAGCGAGCAATACCAACACAGCCATCGCGGACCAGGCAAATGCGATTCTGGGTGCCATCGAACAGTCGCTGACGGAGCTTCTTGAGCAGGCAAAAATCCAGGGCGAACTGAAGCCGGATACCGATTGTGCCCGGCTGGCACGGTTTCTCCAGGCGCAGCTTATCGGTCTGCGCTCATTTGCTCAGCGGGAGATCAGCCCTGACAGGGTCACCGAGCTTGCGGACGATATGGCCGCTACTCTGGACAACTTTCGCGCCCGCCACTGAGTCTTTTTTCACTTCAGGAACCCCATGTTATGGAAAACCTGCACCATATCGTTGTCGTAGGCGGTGGCGCGGGCGGCCTTGAACTGGTCACCCGCCTTGGCAACAAACTCGGAAAAAAGCGCAAGGCCCGTATTACCCTGGTGGACGCCGGCCTGACCCATGTCTGGAAACCCTTGCTCCATGAGGTGGCCTCTGGCTCCCTGGACGCCAGCGCCAACGAAATCAATTACCGGGCCCATGCCCGCAAGCACCACTACGAATTCCAGCTGGGCCGGATGAACGGGCTTGATCGTGATGCAAAAGCAGTCGTCATTGCGGCCTTCCACGACGAAGAAGGCAAGGAGGTGGTTCCGGAACGCCACATTGGCTATGACACACTGGTGATTGCGGTGGGGAGTAACGCCAATGATTTTGGAACCCCTGGTGCCCAGGAGCACTGCCTGTTTCTGGACAGCCTGAACCAGGCCCGACGCTTTCACAACCTGATGCTCAACGCCTTTCTGCGCAAGAACCATGAAGCCTATTCCGGCAACGGCCATGAGCTGCCGATTACCATCAT harbors:
- a CDS encoding TetR/AcrR family transcriptional regulator — translated: MARNARYDRQVALEKAMNLFWERGYSGASMKQIEQALDMRPGSIYATFGNKDGLFGEALAAYARQGGAELREHLAGYSSVLDGLQGYLRHIARQSSPEEVSPSRACMVVKTLLEASNTNTAIADQANAILGAIEQSLTELLEQAKIQGELKPDTDCARLARFLQAQLIGLRSFAQREISPDRVTELADDMAATLDNFRARH